In the genome of Parus major isolate Abel chromosome 2, Parus_major1.1, whole genome shotgun sequence, one region contains:
- the DPH3 gene encoding DPH3 homolog: MAVFHDEVEIEDFEYDEETETYSYPCPCGDRFLITREDLENGEDVATCPSCSLILRVIYDQEQFMRDEVVAEPLANKELVKC; encoded by the exons ATGGCGGTGTTCCACGACGAGGTGGAGATCGAGGACTTCGAGTACGACGAGGAGACCGAGACCTACAGCTACCCGTGCCCCTGCGGGGACCGGTTCCTCATCACGCGG GAGGACCTGGAGAACGGGGAGGACGTGGccacctgccccagctgctccctgatCCTGCGCGTCATTTACGACCAG GAGCAGTTCATGCGGGATGAAGTCGTGGCAGAACCTTTGGCAAACAAGGAATTGGTCAAGTGCTGA